One window from the genome of Haladaptatus paucihalophilus DX253 encodes:
- a CDS encoding NAD-dependent epimerase/dehydratase family protein, with amino-acid sequence MTEGSASTPRTAPRDRTILITGGAGFVGSHLAESLARDNDVRILDDFSTGKRGNVPADATLIEGDVRDPEAVAEAMADVDIVFHEAAMVSVSRSVEHPLRSHAVTGNGSLVVLDRARREDARVVLASSAAVYGHPDAVPVVESEHKRPTSPYGIDKLTADQYARRFSDLYGIETVTLRYFNVYGPRQNPEYSAVVRTFLDQARRGEDITIQGDGTQTRDFVHVDDVVQANCRAATTDRTGEAFNVGTGESVTIRELAETIRSVTDSSSDIVHTDPRPGDIDHSRADITKARTALGYEPTVSLSDGLAELVEGPTV; translated from the coding sequence ATGACCGAGGGTTCCGCTTCGACACCTCGAACGGCACCACGCGACCGAACGATTCTCATTACGGGCGGTGCGGGCTTCGTCGGCAGTCACCTCGCCGAGTCCCTCGCACGCGACAACGACGTTCGAATCCTCGACGATTTCTCCACCGGAAAGCGCGGCAACGTCCCGGCGGACGCCACGCTCATCGAGGGCGACGTCCGCGACCCGGAAGCCGTCGCCGAAGCGATGGCCGACGTCGATATCGTCTTTCACGAGGCCGCGATGGTCAGCGTCTCCCGGTCGGTCGAACACCCGCTTCGAAGCCACGCCGTCACCGGAAACGGTTCCCTGGTCGTCCTCGACCGCGCCCGGCGCGAGGATGCACGCGTCGTCCTCGCCTCCAGCGCCGCGGTGTACGGCCACCCCGACGCCGTTCCGGTCGTCGAATCCGAGCACAAGCGACCCACCTCGCCGTACGGCATCGACAAGCTGACCGCCGACCAGTACGCCCGCCGATTTTCGGACCTCTACGGGATTGAGACGGTCACCCTCCGCTACTTCAACGTCTACGGCCCGCGCCAGAACCCGGAGTACAGCGCGGTCGTCCGAACCTTCCTCGACCAAGCGCGCCGAGGCGAGGACATCACCATCCAAGGCGACGGCACCCAAACCCGCGATTTCGTCCACGTGGACGACGTGGTGCAGGCGAACTGCCGCGCCGCCACGACCGACCGGACCGGCGAAGCGTTCAACGTCGGTACCGGCGAAAGCGTTACGATTCGAGAGCTCGCCGAGACGATTCGTTCGGTCACCGACTCCTCCTCGGATATCGTTCACACCGACCCCAGACCGGGCGACATCGACCACAGCAGGGCGGACATTACGAAGGCGAGAACCGCACTCGGCTACGAACCGACCGTCTCGTTGTCAGACGGCCTCGCCGAACTGGTCGAAGGACCGACGGTCTGA
- a CDS encoding oligosaccharide flippase family protein: protein MDAKSFARGFKATLGARTIHIASNGLLVLVLTRFLLTPTEYGILGSALAVFGVAGLFADLGTSKSAARYVTEYRENDPGQVPYVLRAALRYRLAAVVVVAAAFTLFSGTIARLVNQPDLAPLMTFGGAYIAFYSLSTFAVVVFQGFNKVTWSAVTRATGSASLIVFVVVGVLVFGGAGGALLGYVVSYGLATVVGLGVLYWKFYATIDSADAPDDGLSRRVLRYSVPLTATQGANVLDKRIDTILVGAIVGPVAVSYYYLAKNIATFIQAPAASLGFTISPTYGEQKAEDARTAAARLYETTFRHTLLLYVPAAAGLVLVAGPAVTLVFGDKYAGAVPVVQVFSGYVVLEAVTLITSDALDYLGRARERAWAKGATSAANFALNLVLIPSLGAVGAAWATVATHSVYVLVNLYVVHHELDLSVSRLLRHVAFVFGITLAMSAVVFAALPFVSGPLSLVAVVLLGGAVWAGLATVSGLLDLRRVVAVLS, encoded by the coding sequence ATGGACGCAAAATCATTCGCACGCGGTTTCAAAGCGACGCTGGGCGCCCGAACGATTCACATCGCCTCGAACGGATTGCTGGTGCTGGTCCTCACCCGATTCCTGCTCACCCCCACCGAGTACGGTATCCTCGGCAGCGCGCTCGCGGTGTTCGGGGTCGCGGGGCTGTTCGCCGACCTCGGCACCTCGAAGTCGGCGGCCCGGTACGTTACCGAATACCGCGAGAACGACCCGGGACAGGTGCCCTACGTCCTTCGCGCCGCGCTTCGATACCGACTCGCCGCCGTCGTCGTCGTGGCCGCGGCGTTCACCCTCTTTTCCGGGACCATCGCCCGCCTCGTCAACCAACCCGACCTCGCGCCGCTGATGACCTTCGGCGGGGCGTACATCGCGTTCTATTCTCTCTCGACGTTCGCCGTCGTCGTGTTCCAAGGGTTCAACAAGGTGACGTGGAGCGCCGTGACGCGGGCGACCGGAAGCGCGAGCCTCATCGTCTTCGTCGTCGTCGGCGTCCTCGTCTTCGGCGGCGCTGGCGGGGCGCTCCTCGGCTACGTCGTGAGCTACGGACTGGCGACGGTCGTCGGACTCGGGGTCCTCTACTGGAAGTTTTACGCGACCATCGACAGCGCTGACGCGCCCGATGACGGACTCTCGCGGCGCGTCCTCCGGTACAGCGTTCCGCTCACGGCGACCCAAGGCGCGAACGTCCTCGACAAGCGCATCGACACCATCCTCGTCGGAGCCATCGTTGGACCGGTCGCGGTCAGCTACTACTACCTCGCCAAGAACATCGCCACGTTCATTCAGGCACCCGCGGCCTCCCTCGGGTTCACCATCTCGCCGACCTACGGCGAGCAGAAGGCGGAGGACGCACGGACCGCCGCCGCGCGCCTCTACGAGACGACGTTCCGGCACACGCTCCTCCTCTACGTCCCCGCCGCCGCCGGGTTGGTGCTCGTTGCCGGACCCGCGGTGACGCTGGTGTTCGGCGATAAGTACGCCGGGGCGGTTCCCGTCGTGCAGGTGTTCTCCGGCTACGTCGTCCTCGAAGCCGTGACCCTGATCACCAGCGACGCGCTGGACTACCTCGGGAGAGCGCGGGAGCGGGCGTGGGCCAAGGGCGCGACCTCGGCGGCCAACTTCGCGCTCAACCTCGTCCTCATCCCCTCGCTCGGCGCGGTCGGCGCGGCGTGGGCCACCGTCGCCACCCACTCGGTGTACGTGCTGGTCAACCTCTACGTCGTGCACCACGAACTCGACCTGTCGGTTTCGCGCCTGCTCCGCCACGTCGCGTTCGTCTTCGGTATCACGCTCGCCATGTCCGCCGTCGTCTTCGCCGCCCTCCCGTTCGTCTCCGGCCCGCTCTCGCTCGTCGCCGTCGTGCTGCTCGGCGGAGCGGTCTGGGCCGGACTCGCAACAGTGAGCGGCCTGCTCGACCTCCGCCGCGTCGTCGCCGTGTTGTCGTGA
- a CDS encoding DUF354 domain-containing protein encodes MRIIITIQHPAHVHFYRGIISALQQRGHEVFVFARDKDIALSLLEQYDIDHTVLAGTADSITELARVQATYEARLFREALRIRPDVMTAIGGVAVSHVAPLVGSRSVVWIDNEGVQSHRIMTPLAHIVCTPQRFRDDFGDGHVRYDGFHELAYLHPNRFSPDPDRLREYGIEPTDPYFFVRFREWSALHDVGEAGFSHEAKRDLVSFLADHGDLYVSSESDLPEEFASYQLPVPPHLVHDLLAFADLYVGDSATMATEAAVLGTPSVRAQSFAGRDDMTNFLELAEYGLLYSTADDRQAVEKAKSLVRTANHDTFRRRRERLLADKIDVAGFATDLLIRAGTNQAVYNKG; translated from the coding sequence ATGCGAATCATCATCACCATCCAGCATCCGGCCCACGTCCACTTCTATCGGGGAATCATCTCCGCGCTGCAGCAACGCGGCCACGAGGTGTTCGTCTTCGCCCGCGACAAGGACATCGCGCTGTCGCTCCTCGAACAGTACGACATCGACCACACCGTCCTCGCGGGAACCGCCGATTCGATAACCGAACTCGCGCGGGTGCAAGCGACCTACGAGGCCCGGCTATTCCGGGAGGCGCTCCGCATCCGACCCGACGTGATGACGGCCATCGGCGGCGTGGCCGTCTCGCACGTCGCGCCGCTGGTCGGGTCGCGAAGCGTCGTCTGGATAGACAACGAAGGCGTCCAGTCCCATCGCATCATGACGCCGCTCGCCCACATCGTCTGTACGCCCCAGCGGTTCCGGGACGACTTCGGCGACGGGCACGTGCGCTACGACGGGTTCCACGAACTCGCGTACCTCCACCCGAACCGGTTTTCGCCCGACCCGGACCGTCTTCGGGAGTACGGCATCGAGCCGACCGACCCGTACTTCTTCGTTCGGTTCCGGGAGTGGTCGGCCCTTCACGACGTGGGCGAGGCGGGGTTCTCTCACGAGGCCAAGCGTGACCTCGTGTCGTTCCTCGCGGACCACGGCGACCTGTACGTCTCCAGCGAATCCGACTTGCCCGAGGAGTTCGCGTCGTACCAGCTTCCCGTCCCGCCCCATCTGGTCCACGACCTGCTCGCGTTCGCCGACCTCTACGTCGGCGATTCGGCGACGATGGCGACCGAGGCGGCCGTCCTCGGCACGCCGTCCGTGCGCGCCCAGTCGTTCGCCGGGCGGGACGACATGACGAACTTCCTCGAACTCGCGGAGTACGGGTTGCTTTATTCGACGGCGGACGACCGGCAGGCGGTCGAGAAGGCGAAGTCGCTCGTCCGAACGGCGAACCACGACACGTTCCGTCGCCGCCGCGAACGCTTGCTCGCGGACAAAATCGACGTCGCCGGGTTCGCCACCGACCTCCTCATTCGGGCCGGTACCAATCAGGCGGTCTATAACAAAGGGTGA
- a CDS encoding glycosyltransferase, with product MLNLVTNTDARFYNEQLRVLAERGVHGETLAPPGTHRARESVTRRTPTDYLRFLPTVLRNSIGDYDLIHANYGLTAPMALAQLRLPVVLSLWGSDLLGEYGWLSKRCARHCDAVIVMSDAMAAELDAPCHVIPHGINLSRFSPQPKDEARDAVGWSRDAKHVLFPYPPTREVKDFPRAERVVTAAAKQVDGLVELQSVYGVPHDEMSTYYNAADVLLLPSKSEGSPNSVKEAMACNVPVVTTDVGDVAERIADVSPSHVCQSDDELVAGLVDVLSSPRRSNGRENVRDISLERMGERIHAVYESVV from the coding sequence GTGCTGAACCTCGTGACGAATACAGACGCCCGCTTTTACAACGAACAACTGCGGGTTCTCGCGGAGCGCGGCGTCCACGGAGAGACACTCGCGCCGCCGGGAACCCACCGTGCCCGCGAATCGGTCACGCGCCGGACGCCGACGGATTACCTGCGATTCCTCCCGACGGTCCTCCGGAACTCCATCGGAGACTACGACCTGATACACGCGAACTACGGGTTGACCGCGCCGATGGCGCTGGCACAACTTCGACTGCCCGTCGTGCTCTCGCTGTGGGGGTCGGACCTGCTCGGCGAGTACGGTTGGTTGAGCAAACGCTGTGCACGTCACTGCGATGCGGTCATCGTCATGTCGGACGCGATGGCGGCGGAACTCGACGCCCCGTGTCACGTCATCCCCCACGGAATCAACCTCTCGCGGTTCTCACCCCAACCGAAGGACGAGGCGCGCGATGCAGTCGGGTGGAGTCGGGACGCCAAACACGTCCTCTTTCCCTACCCGCCGACGCGCGAGGTAAAGGACTTCCCGCGGGCGGAGCGCGTGGTCACGGCCGCCGCGAAGCAGGTGGACGGCCTCGTCGAACTCCAGAGCGTGTACGGGGTACCCCACGACGAGATGTCCACCTACTACAACGCGGCGGACGTGCTCTTGCTCCCCTCCAAGAGCGAGGGGTCGCCGAACTCCGTCAAGGAGGCGATGGCCTGCAACGTGCCGGTCGTGACGACCGACGTCGGCGACGTGGCCGAACGCATCGCGGACGTCTCGCCGTCGCACGTCTGCCAGTCTGACGACGAACTCGTCGCCGGGCTGGTGGACGTGCTCTCCTCGCCGCGCCGCTCGAACGGCCGCGAGAACGTCCGCGACATCAGCCTCGAACGCATGGGAGAACGAATTCACGCGGTTTACGAATCCGTCGTCTGA
- a CDS encoding DUF354 domain-containing protein — translation MRYLFFTNTPAHVHLYRHAIEDLQEQGHDVLVLGRDYGCTRALLEYHDLPHEIYGKCETTKYSLFRELPQHYVQIFRRTRRYDPDLIFGVGSYAAHAGAMSRTPVVVVADSEPTTFDHIAARPFVDTFLTPHTFGKDLGANHYEFRGFKELAYLHPDVYDPDPTIRDRLGVGPDEEYAIVRFNAFGSHHDVGHSGFSPEKRRELVSALSEHVTVFVSDEGGNPAPGESHEFDLHPALLHDALAEASLLVADTQTMVTEAALLGTPAIRSNSFVGESDMGNFVELEREGLIHNLRDFDDVLSQALIILANDSAKERLRKRRDEYLSDKVNLTDVIVDVATTAVVPKERIERTVAVTHR, via the coding sequence ATGAGATACCTGTTCTTCACCAACACGCCCGCGCACGTCCACCTCTATCGGCACGCGATAGAGGACTTGCAAGAGCAAGGTCACGACGTGCTCGTCCTCGGGCGTGATTACGGCTGTACCCGCGCCCTGCTGGAGTACCACGACCTCCCGCACGAAATATACGGCAAGTGCGAGACGACGAAGTACTCGCTGTTCCGCGAACTGCCACAGCACTACGTCCAGATATTCCGGCGGACCCGTCGATACGACCCCGACCTCATCTTCGGCGTCGGGTCCTACGCCGCCCACGCCGGTGCGATGTCGCGGACGCCGGTCGTCGTCGTCGCCGACTCGGAACCGACGACGTTCGACCACATCGCCGCCCGGCCGTTCGTGGACACGTTCCTCACGCCGCACACCTTCGGCAAGGACCTCGGTGCGAACCACTACGAGTTCCGCGGGTTCAAGGAACTCGCCTACCTCCACCCAGACGTGTACGACCCCGACCCGACGATTCGGGACCGCCTCGGGGTCGGCCCGGACGAAGAGTACGCCATCGTGCGGTTCAACGCCTTCGGGTCCCACCACGACGTCGGCCACTCCGGATTCTCGCCCGAAAAACGGCGGGAGCTCGTTTCGGCCCTCTCGGAGCACGTCACGGTGTTCGTCTCCGACGAGGGGGGTAACCCTGCCCCCGGCGAATCGCACGAGTTCGACCTCCATCCCGCACTGCTCCACGACGCGCTGGCGGAGGCGTCCCTGCTGGTCGCCGACACCCAGACGATGGTGACGGAGGCGGCCCTGCTCGGCACGCCCGCGATTCGGTCGAACTCCTTCGTCGGCGAGTCGGATATGGGAAACTTCGTCGAGCTCGAACGCGAGGGACTCATCCACAACCTCCGTGATTTCGACGACGTTCTCTCACAGGCGCTCATCATTCTCGCGAACGATTCGGCGAAAGAGCGCCTCCGGAAACGCCGGGACGAGTACCTCTCGGACAAGGTGAACCTCACCGACGTCATCGTGGACGTCGCAACGACCGCCGTGGTTCCGAAGGAACGCATCGAACGGACGGTCGCGGTGACCCACCGGTAA
- a CDS encoding GNAT family N-acetyltransferase → MRVERLDITEWDDALPSDGFEVFHRPAALTAIERHAPGELHLYGGFKGQQAIALLPVVVRNGPLGTAAMSPPPGMAIPRLGPILMPTSPKRRKQEKVNREFTETVLDRIRTDYTGRLARVGFDSPMAQRVGEQMESGLTLFRMICGTDYGDPRPYSWGDLSVEPYFTYELDLESTTADAVKKSFSKSLRREIRDAEDLDVTVTREGTDGARDVFEHTVERYDEQDETLGLSWNYVRDLWEGLGDAAQTYVARDDDGNYLTGITALYSNDAAYFWQGGARSVYEGTSVNSLVHWRIIQDIVDDPPVESVTTYDLMGANTERLCRYKAKFGADLVPYYLVESSGTTMDAAKRAYQFVRG, encoded by the coding sequence ATGAGAGTCGAACGTTTAGATATTACAGAATGGGACGATGCACTCCCCAGCGACGGGTTCGAGGTGTTTCACCGACCGGCCGCGCTGACCGCCATCGAGCGGCACGCGCCGGGGGAACTCCACCTGTACGGGGGATTCAAGGGACAGCAGGCTATCGCCCTGCTCCCGGTCGTCGTTCGGAACGGGCCGCTCGGAACCGCCGCGATGTCGCCGCCGCCGGGCATGGCGATTCCGCGGCTGGGACCGATACTGATGCCCACGAGTCCGAAGCGACGGAAACAGGAGAAAGTCAACCGCGAGTTCACCGAGACGGTGCTCGACCGGATTCGAACCGACTACACCGGGCGGCTAGCGCGAGTCGGTTTCGATTCACCCATGGCACAGCGCGTGGGCGAACAGATGGAGTCCGGGCTGACCCTGTTTCGCATGATCTGTGGCACCGACTACGGCGACCCCCGACCCTACTCGTGGGGCGACCTGAGCGTCGAACCCTATTTCACGTACGAATTGGACTTGGAATCGACCACGGCCGACGCCGTGAAGAAATCGTTCAGCAAGAGTCTCCGGCGGGAAATCCGCGACGCCGAGGACCTCGACGTGACCGTCACCCGCGAGGGTACCGACGGCGCGCGCGACGTGTTCGAACACACCGTCGAGCGGTACGACGAACAGGACGAAACCCTCGGTCTGTCGTGGAACTACGTCCGCGACCTCTGGGAAGGGCTGGGTGACGCCGCCCAAACCTACGTCGCCCGCGACGACGACGGGAACTATCTGACCGGCATCACCGCCCTCTACTCCAACGACGCCGCGTACTTCTGGCAAGGGGGTGCCCGCTCGGTGTATGAGGGCACCAGCGTGAACAGTCTCGTCCACTGGCGCATCATTCAGGATATCGTGGACGACCCGCCCGTCGAGTCTGTGACGACCTACGACCTGATGGGCGCGAACACGGAGCGGCTCTGTCGGTACAAGGCGAAGTTCGGTGCCGACCTCGTTCCCTACTACCTCGTCGAATCGAGCGGCACGACCATGGACGCCGCCAAACGGGCATACCAGTTCGTCCGAGGATGA
- a CDS encoding polysaccharide deacetylase family protein codes for MLPGYEFELCLTHDVDRPYKRLQAPYYALKDRDPSHLSALAPGVNPWWQFEEIMELEESLGVRSAFYFLQEESIFQKSPDDWLTPRYWIEHLGRYDLFDTAILDVLHDLDDGGWEVGLHGSYDSYDDPEALRDQKTALEAALGHRVRGGRQHHLNRADSTWEHHRDIGLEYDATLGSSSEYGFDHGYGVKRPFDDDFVVFPLTMMDIAVPDPGDDFEAAWEACEDLLDEAAENDAVMTVLWHPRMFADEFPGHRRLYRRLIESAIERGAWVGPPGELADRIGTASKSRTGTASVHGR; via the coding sequence ATGTTACCCGGGTATGAATTCGAACTCTGTTTGACCCACGACGTGGATAGACCGTACAAGCGACTGCAGGCCCCGTACTACGCGCTGAAGGACCGCGACCCGAGCCACCTCTCGGCGCTGGCACCCGGCGTCAACCCGTGGTGGCAGTTCGAGGAGATAATGGAACTGGAGGAGTCGCTCGGCGTGCGCTCGGCGTTCTACTTCCTCCAGGAGGAGTCCATCTTCCAGAAGTCGCCGGACGACTGGCTCACGCCGCGCTACTGGATAGAGCATCTCGGTCGGTACGACCTGTTCGATACGGCCATCCTCGACGTGCTCCACGACCTCGACGACGGCGGGTGGGAGGTCGGACTTCACGGTTCGTACGACTCCTACGACGACCCGGAAGCCCTCCGTGACCAGAAGACGGCGCTGGAGGCCGCGCTCGGCCACCGGGTTCGCGGCGGTCGGCAACACCACCTGAACCGCGCCGACTCGACGTGGGAGCACCACCGCGACATCGGGTTGGAGTACGACGCGACCCTCGGGTCGAGCTCCGAGTACGGGTTCGACCACGGCTACGGCGTGAAACGCCCCTTCGACGACGATTTCGTCGTCTTCCCGCTCACGATGATGGACATCGCGGTGCCGGACCCCGGTGACGACTTCGAGGCAGCGTGGGAAGCGTGCGAGGATCTGCTGGACGAAGCGGCCGAGAACGACGCCGTGATGACGGTGCTGTGGCATCCGCGCATGTTCGCCGACGAGTTCCCCGGTCACCGACGCCTCTATCGTCGCCTCATCGAGTCCGCGATAGAGCGCGGTGCGTGGGTCGGTCCGCCGGGCGAACTCGCCGACCGCATCGGCACCGCTTCCAAGAGTCGAACCGGAACTGCGAGCGTCCACGGTCGATGA
- the wecB gene encoding non-hydrolyzing UDP-N-acetylglucosamine 2-epimerase, whose protein sequence is MKVLTVVGARPQFVKAAAVSRVLREDHEEVLVHTGQHYDEDMSDVFFEELSIPFPDTNLGVGSDTHGRQTGAMLAGLEAEIEDEDPDAVLVYGDTNSTLAAAIATSKMDPPLAHVEAGMRSGSDIPEETNRVLTDHAADLLFVPSPDAENNLDGEGITDGVHFSGDVGYDALLWARDRADTDVLSELGVANREFVLSTVHRDTNADDPDKLEAIVDALVSDPRPVVLPAHPRTVARLEEFGLYGRAERGLTLTEPVGYRQFVALLDAATVVATDSGGVQKEAFFLDTPCVTLREQTEWVETVESGWNTLVGADEGAIRTALSDATTPTEKPTPYGDGNAAERIVEVLSDVTRV, encoded by the coding sequence ATGAAGGTGCTGACCGTCGTCGGCGCGCGCCCGCAGTTCGTCAAGGCCGCCGCCGTCTCCCGCGTCCTCCGCGAGGACCACGAAGAGGTGTTGGTCCACACCGGCCAGCACTACGACGAGGACATGTCGGACGTGTTCTTCGAGGAACTGTCCATCCCGTTCCCGGACACCAACCTCGGCGTCGGGTCCGACACGCACGGCAGACAGACCGGCGCGATGCTTGCCGGGCTGGAAGCGGAGATAGAGGACGAAGACCCCGACGCCGTGCTCGTCTACGGCGACACCAACTCCACGCTCGCGGCGGCCATCGCCACCTCGAAGATGGACCCGCCGCTGGCCCACGTCGAGGCCGGAATGCGGAGCGGGAGCGACATCCCGGAGGAGACGAACCGCGTCCTCACCGACCACGCCGCCGACCTGCTGTTCGTCCCCTCGCCGGACGCCGAGAACAACCTCGACGGCGAGGGAATCACCGACGGCGTTCACTTCTCCGGGGACGTGGGCTACGACGCCCTGCTCTGGGCGCGCGACCGGGCAGACACGGACGTCCTCTCCGAGCTCGGCGTGGCAAACCGGGAGTTCGTCCTCTCCACCGTCCACCGGGACACGAACGCGGACGACCCCGATAAACTGGAAGCCATCGTGGACGCGCTGGTTTCGGATCCGCGTCCGGTCGTCCTGCCCGCCCACCCCCGGACGGTCGCCCGACTGGAGGAGTTCGGCCTGTACGGACGGGCGGAGCGCGGACTGACGCTCACCGAGCCGGTCGGCTACCGGCAGTTCGTCGCCCTGCTCGACGCCGCGACGGTCGTCGCCACCGATTCGGGCGGCGTCCAGAAGGAGGCGTTCTTCCTCGACACCCCGTGTGTCACGCTCCGCGAGCAGACCGAGTGGGTCGAGACGGTCGAGAGCGGGTGGAACACGTTGGTCGGCGCGGACGAGGGTGCGATTCGAACCGCGCTCTCCGACGCGACGACGCCGACCGAGAAGCCCACGCCCTACGGCGATGGGAACGCGGCCGAACGAATCGTGGAGGTGCTTTCCGATGTTACCCGGGTATGA
- a CDS encoding glycosyltransferase family 2 protein codes for MTELYEGNTVAVVVPAYNEEGLVGRVIDTVPAFVDRVYAVDDCSTDGTWEEIRSHAERSDAAADGGSADDGRTSFDQRVVPIRHTENRGVGAAIKTGYCRAHEENIDVTAVMAGDGQMRPEMLERIIQPVVDGRADYTKGNRLSTPGFREGMSAWRSFGNWLLTFLTKVASGYWGMVDPQNGYTAISGRALSELDIEDVYDDYGFANALLVRLNVHEMRVADVTMPAVYGDEQSTIRYSTFIPKLSVLLLWSFLWRLKAKYLVRDFHPLAFLYGLGAFGTATGLLSMIRRKRESSDGLAATLLGGLCLVLAMAFDREENADLEVHEE; via the coding sequence GTGACTGAATTGTACGAGGGAAACACCGTCGCCGTCGTCGTTCCGGCGTACAACGAAGAGGGACTCGTCGGACGGGTCATCGACACCGTTCCCGCGTTCGTCGATAGGGTGTACGCCGTCGACGACTGCTCGACGGACGGAACGTGGGAGGAGATACGGTCCCACGCCGAGCGGTCCGATGCGGCCGCCGACGGCGGGTCGGCGGACGACGGCCGGACGTCGTTCGACCAGCGCGTCGTGCCGATCCGCCACACGGAAAACCGCGGCGTCGGCGCGGCCATCAAGACGGGCTACTGTCGCGCTCACGAGGAGAACATCGACGTGACGGCGGTGATGGCCGGTGACGGCCAGATGCGCCCGGAGATGTTGGAGCGGATCATCCAACCCGTCGTCGATGGCCGGGCCGATTACACGAAGGGGAACCGCCTCTCGACGCCGGGGTTCCGCGAGGGGATGTCGGCGTGGCGAAGCTTCGGCAACTGGCTGTTGACCTTCCTCACGAAGGTCGCCAGCGGTTACTGGGGGATGGTCGACCCGCAGAACGGCTACACCGCGATTTCGGGGCGGGCGCTTTCCGAACTCGACATCGAGGACGTGTACGACGATTACGGCTTCGCCAACGCCCTGTTGGTTCGCCTGAACGTCCACGAGATGCGGGTCGCCGACGTGACGATGCCCGCGGTCTACGGCGACGAGCAGAGCACGATTCGCTACTCGACGTTCATCCCGAAGCTCTCCGTGTTGTTGTTGTGGAGCTTCCTCTGGCGACTGAAAGCGAAGTACCTCGTCCGGGATTTCCACCCGCTCGCGTTCCTGTACGGCCTCGGGGCGTTCGGAACCGCCACCGGGTTGCTCTCGATGATTCGACGGAAACGGGAGTCGAGCGACGGACTCGCCGCGACGCTCCTCGGCGGCCTCTGTCTCGTGCTGGCGATGGCGTTCGACAGGGAGGAGAACGCGGACCTGGAGGTGCACGAAGAATGA